A window of Mangifera indica cultivar Alphonso chromosome 11, CATAS_Mindica_2.1, whole genome shotgun sequence contains these coding sequences:
- the LOC123228823 gene encoding uncharacterized protein LOC123228823, whose amino-acid sequence MDPCPFVRLTVGNLGLRIPVAAKPARSVVHPSSSPCFCKIKLKGFPVQTAVVPFVPSETSFSDNQSQTMAASFHLSKTDLDKLAVKSMFSARIFLKISIYTGRRGTTCGVSSGKLLGKVSVPLNLAGTESKASVFHNGWISVGKEAKGSSSQVHLNVKAEPDPRFVFQFDGEPECSPQVFQIQGNIKQPVFTCKFSFRNTGDRNQRSRSLQFEGSNARSWLSSFGSERERPVKERKGWSVTVHDLSGSPVAAASMLTPFVASPGSDRVSRSNPGSWLILRPGDGTWKPWGRLEAWRERGASDGLGYRFELIPDSADAGIVLSESTLSSSKGGKFCIDLGGNSANGRATPTVWASPACSPRNSGDFGYGLWPYCIPRGFVMSARVEGEGRCSKPSVEVSVQHVSCTEDAAAFVALAAAVDLSMDACRLFSQRLRKELCQEQNFLG is encoded by the exons ATGGATCCTTGCCCTTTCGTGCGCCTCACTGTAGGCAATCTCGGTCTCAGAATCCCTGTCGCTGCCAAACCGGCTCGGTCTGTGGTGCACCCTTCCTCCTCTCCGTGTTTCTGCAAGATTAAATTGAAAGGTTTTCCTGTTCAAACTGCCGTCGTTCCGTTTGTTCCATCTGAAACTTCTTTCTCAGATAACCAATCTCAAACCATGGCGGCAAGTTTTCATCTCAGCAAGACTGATCTGGACAAGCTCGCAGTCAAATCAATGTTCTCCGCTAGAATATTTCTGAAAATTTCTATATACACGGGGCGGAGAGGCACAACCTGTGGCGTAAGCTCTGGGAAGTTGTTGGGGAAGGTATCTGTGCCGTTGAATCTGGCGGGAACTGAATCAAAAGCAAGTGTGTTCCATAATGGGTGGATTTCTGTTGGGAAAGAAGCTAAAGGTTCGTCTTCGCAGGTTCACTTGAATGTGAAGGCCGAACCTGATCCCAGATTTGTGTTTCAGTTCGATGGGGAACCTGAATGTAGCCCACAAGTGTTTCAGATTCAAGGCAATATCAAGCAACCCGTTTTCACTTGCAAATTCAGTTTTAGAAACACGGGGGATCGCAATCAGAGATCCAG ATCATTACAATTTGAGGGAAGCAATGCTAGAAGCTGGCTGAGCTCATTTGGCAGTGAAAGAGAGCGACCAGTGAAGGAACGAAAGGGATGGTCAGTAACGGTCCACGACTTATCTGGCTCCCCGGTAGCCGCCGCTTCAATGTTGACCCCTTTTGTAGCCTCTCCTGGCTCAGACCGGGTGAGCCGTTCTAATCCTGGTTCCTGGCTCATCCTCCGTCCCGGTGATGGAACCTGGAAACCTTGGGGCCGCCTCGAAGCCTGGCGCGAGCGTGGCGCCTCTGATGGTTTAGGTTACCGTTTTGAGCTGATTCCGGACTCGGCTGACGCTGGCATTGTTTTATCGGAGTCAACTCTGAGTTCCAGCAAAGGCGGGAAATTTTGCATTGACTTAGGAGGTAATTCTGCGAATGGTCGAGCCACGCCTACTGTCTGGGCTTCTCCGGCGTGCAGTCCACGGAATAGCGGTGATTTTGGATACGGTTTATGGCCGTATTGCATACCTAGAGGGTTTGTGATGTCGGCTAGAGTGGAAGGAGAGGGAAGGTGTAGCAAACCTAGTGTGGAGGTGAGTGTACAGCACGTGAGCTGCACGGAGGACGCAGCTGCTTTCGTGGCTTTAGCCGCAGCCGTTGATCTCAGCATGGATGCTTGCAGGCTTTTCTCTCAACGACTGAGGAAAGAGCTATGCCAAGAGCAGAATTTCCTCGGATGA
- the LOC123230085 gene encoding inositol-tetrakisphosphate 1-kinase 3-like isoform X1, which translates to MRMKREFACISDEERREEEIITFPSPQKKLVVVGYALTSKKTKSFLKPKLEGLARNKGILFVAIDQKRPLSDQGPFDIVLHKLTGKEWRQILEDYRQTHPEVTVLDPPDAIQHLRNRQSMLQCVADMNLSNSYGKVGVPKQLVIERDASLIPDVVAKAGLNLPLVAKPLVADGSAKSHELSLAYDQYSLQKLEPPLVLQEFVNHGGVLFKVYIVGEAIKVVRRFSLPDVSKQELSSTAGVFRFPRVSCAAASADDADLDPIVAELPPRPLLERLAKELRRQLGLRLFNLDIIREHGTRDRFYVIDINYFPGYGKMPEYEHIFTDFLLGLVQSQYKKKSG; encoded by the exons atgagaatGAAGCGGGAATTTGCCTGTATCAGTGACGAGGAGAGGAGAGAAGAGGAAATAATAACTTTTCCTTCGCCGCAAAAGAAATTAGTTGTGGTTGGTTACGCTCTTACTTCCAAGAAGACCAAGagcttcttgaagccaaagctTGAAGGCTTGGCTAG GAACAAGGGGATATTGTTTGTTGCTATTGATCAAAAGAGGCCCCTTTCAGATCAAGGCCCTTTTGATATTGTGTTGCATAAG TTAACGGGAAAGGAATGGCGCCAGATTCTTGAG GATTACAGACAAACTCATCCTGAAGTCACAGTTCTTGATCCTCCAGATGCTATTCAACATTTACGCAATCGCCAATCCATGCTCCAGTGTGTTGCTGATATGAACTTGTCCAACTCCTATG GTAAAGTTGGCGTTCCCAAACAGTTAGTGATTGAAAGAGATGCATCATTAATCCCTGATGTTGTTGCCAAAGCTGGACTGAATCTACCTTTGG TTGCAAAGCCTTTGGTTGCAGATGGGAGTGCAAAGTCACATGAACTTTCACTTGCCTATGATCAATATTCCCTCCAGAAACTTGAACCTCCACTTGTTCTGCAAGAATTTGTTAATCATG GAGGTGttctttttaaggtttatattGTTGGTGAAGCCATTAAAGTGGTCAGACGATTTTCTTTACCTGATGTCTCCAAACAAGAGCTCTCCAGCACTGCTGGTGTATTTCGTTTTCCAAGGGTTTCTTGTGCTGCAGCTTCTGCAGATGATGCAGATTTGGACCCTATTGTGGCTG AGCTTCCTCCACGACCTTTACTTGAGAGACTTGCAAAGGAACTTCGTCGTCAACTG GGTCTCCGCTTATTCAATCTGGATATTATCAGAGAACACGGAACAAGAGACCGTTTTTATGTCATTGACATTAACTACTTCCCTG GATATGGGAAAATGCCAGAGTATGAGCATATATTTACAGACTTCCTCTTGGGCCTAGTACAGAGTCAGTACAAGAAAAAATCTGGCTAA
- the LOC123230085 gene encoding inositol-tetrakisphosphate 1-kinase 3-like isoform X2, protein MLQCVADMNLSNSYGKVGVPKQLVIERDASLIPDVVAKAGLNLPLVAKPLVADGSAKSHELSLAYDQYSLQKLEPPLVLQEFVNHGGVLFKVYIVGEAIKVVRRFSLPDVSKQELSSTAGVFRFPRVSCAAASADDADLDPIVAELPPRPLLERLAKELRRQLGLRLFNLDIIREHGTRDRFYVIDINYFPGYGKMPEYEHIFTDFLLGLVQSQYKKKSG, encoded by the exons ATGCTCCAGTGTGTTGCTGATATGAACTTGTCCAACTCCTATG GTAAAGTTGGCGTTCCCAAACAGTTAGTGATTGAAAGAGATGCATCATTAATCCCTGATGTTGTTGCCAAAGCTGGACTGAATCTACCTTTGG TTGCAAAGCCTTTGGTTGCAGATGGGAGTGCAAAGTCACATGAACTTTCACTTGCCTATGATCAATATTCCCTCCAGAAACTTGAACCTCCACTTGTTCTGCAAGAATTTGTTAATCATG GAGGTGttctttttaaggtttatattGTTGGTGAAGCCATTAAAGTGGTCAGACGATTTTCTTTACCTGATGTCTCCAAACAAGAGCTCTCCAGCACTGCTGGTGTATTTCGTTTTCCAAGGGTTTCTTGTGCTGCAGCTTCTGCAGATGATGCAGATTTGGACCCTATTGTGGCTG AGCTTCCTCCACGACCTTTACTTGAGAGACTTGCAAAGGAACTTCGTCGTCAACTG GGTCTCCGCTTATTCAATCTGGATATTATCAGAGAACACGGAACAAGAGACCGTTTTTATGTCATTGACATTAACTACTTCCCTG GATATGGGAAAATGCCAGAGTATGAGCATATATTTACAGACTTCCTCTTGGGCCTAGTACAGAGTCAGTACAAGAAAAAATCTGGCTAA
- the LOC123229565 gene encoding probable inactive poly [ADP-ribose] polymerase SRO3, with protein MSINELTQGSVSSVLPVLVNCAILGEPSSFKCRKAMAVPTKNLVESTVVRVPTPKPSLSPSQSESSSSSSPSYPATKCSVRTPDLCSAHFMAQNDNKFWRSATPRRLMNYQNGSWIDFSNEVIDSVKYSFVERKPMVIVTIEGSKYVFDFLRMVQIDFETGKQCSIAWIDVNGKCFFPTFFLGEEDEDCVEKSESNTTKVEIEINIKDGMDKRPREMVDEDNEVSEDGLKRQRLNTQGADCSGWLNTRLVKETDKAYTLVRNYFLAGMKKFDAAVAVTSIRQCTRVGHMERARLQVFQKQIEMTKAARGASNTVYAWHGTSSRGVESILAHGFGVPSQISTYGIGVYLSPVGLPGLSARLAEADQNGEKHLILCRVILGNVEKVEAGAQQCYPSSLVFDTGSDDPRNPKWYVVWPSNMNRHVIPECVVSYRSTDHLQDQFKGPNRTKYPLEKLFSKMKSSLSPSKLQEVMNLYHTFRAGKLAKDSFFKQFRSIAGDQILLSAIQEIHASD; from the exons ATGAGTATAAATGAATTGACACAGGGCTCTGTTTCTTCGGTTCTGCCAGTTCTTGTCAATTGCGCAATCCTCGGGGAGCCATCGTCATTCAAGTGTAGAAAAGCCATGGCTGTTCCAACTAAGAACTTGGTGGAATCCACCGTTGTTAGGGTTCCAACGCCAAAGCCCTCACTGTCACCATCACAGTCAGAGTCGTCGTCATCATCTTCACCATCCTACCCCGCAACAAAATGCTCCGTCCGGACTCCGGATCTGTGTTCTGCGCATTTTATGGCTCAAAACGATAACAAATTTTGGCGCAGCGCTACGCCACGTCGGCTTATGAATTATCAAAATGGCTCGTGGATTGATTTCTCAAACGAAGTGATTGATTCTGTCAAGTACAGTTTCGTAGAGCGCAAGCCAATGGTTATTGTTACAATTGAAGGGTCAAAgtacgtgtttgattttctgaGAATGGTACAGATTGATTTTGAGACCGGGAAACAATGCTCGATTGCGTGGATCGATGTGAACGGTAAATGTTTTTTCCCAACATTTTTTCTCggggaagaagatgaagattgtGTTGAGAAATCAGAAAGTAATACAACTAAAGTCGAGATCGAGATCAATATTAAGGATGGTATGGACAAGAGACCGCGAGAGATGGTTGATGAAGACAACGAAGTCTCAGAAGACGGGTTAAAACGGCAGCGTTTAAACACACAGGGGGCAGATTGTTCTGGATGGCTAAATACAAGATTGGTGAAAGAAACAGACAAAGCGTATACACTCGTAAGAAACTATTTTCTCGCCGGAATGAAAAAATTCGATGCCGCCGTGGCTGTCACTTCCATTCGCCAGTGCACACGTGTAGGTCATATGGAGAGAGCGCGTTTGCAGGTGTTTCAAAAGCAGATTGAGATGACAAAAGCAGCTCGTGGCGCGTCGAATACAGTGTATGCGTGGCACGGCACGTCATCAAGAGGCGTCGAGAGCATTCTAGCCCATGGTTTCGGTGTGCCAAGCCAGATTTCGACTTATGGGATCGGCGTTTATCTGTCACCCGTCGGATTGCCCGGTCTGAG TGCCCGGTTAGCTGAGGCGGACCAGAATGGTGAGAAGCACTTGATACTATGTCGTGTTATATTGGGAAATGTGGAGAAAGTTGAGGCGGGGGCTCAACAGTGTTATCCATCTAGCTTAGTTTTCGATACTGGTTCTGATGATCCGAGGAATCCAAAGTGGTATGTAGTGTGGCCAAGTAACATGAACAGACATGTTATTCCCGAGTGTGTTGTGAGCTATAGGTCGACTGATCACTTGCAAG accAATTTAAAGGACCTAATCGTACAAAGTATCCCTTGGAGAAGTTGTTCTCAAAGATGAAGAGTTCACTTTCTCCCTCCAAACTGCAGGAAGTGATGAATTTGTACCATACTTTCAGG GCAGGGAAGCTGGCAAAAGATAGCTTCTTTAAACAGTTCCGATCAATTGCTGGGGATCAGATACTGCTATCTGCAATTCAAGAGATCCATGCCTCAGACTGA
- the LOC123229320 gene encoding RNA-binding KH domain-containing protein RCF3-like isoform X2, whose protein sequence is MSVPLTPAKRSSDRSHTESNGKGKWQKLAGNYSQDQSSKSSDSDATIRVLCPVSKIDGIIGKDGETISQISQEAGVMIRVEEIVPGCDERVVVIAGSYKESEASTEHSKEGGVEETNATEKEDTNLKDSENDADKESVPLADSKSESQTSDLQKALLLVFEKIAAEPETDGGDEENKNSSIFILRLLVLSNQVGCLLGKGGSVIKLMSADSGAQIRVLPRDKLPTCASASDEVVQVSGEIDAVRKALQSVSQQLLKNPPRDHDSFPANLTGQSHPPNHSFGSQGATHALGRRDGTDVHSSNTPLIPKFHESSMPSRLKPLQELLTFRILCHDERVGGVIGKGGSIIKSLQQETGCEIKVLEAVSNTDDRIIVVAGPAHPDDRISPPQDAVLRVQTRIIRAIPDSREQVMARLLVSSNQIGCLLGKGGAIISEMRKLTGAYIRILGKDQIPKCASESEEVVQINGEFEAVQEALLQITTRLRRREHSPPGMYSNLGPSFPKFDVGGPPRHAGFHPHDDRSLFMHEARRPGLAPHIPERKPWGAQGFIEGGGSIGLPDFAGPPHRRILGFGGGSQPAIITNTTVEVVVPRSLVPIIEGEDGACLKQIRQISDAKITITEPKPGATETVIIISGTPEQTHAAQSLIQAFVMSETEST, encoded by the exons ATGTCTGTTCCTTTAACTCCTGCTAAACGATCATCTGATCGCAGCCATACAGAGTCAAATGGGAAAGGGAAATGGCAAAAATTGGCTGGCAATTATTCGCAGGATCAGTCTTCGAAATCCTCCGATAGTGATGCTACAATCCGCGTTCTCTGTCCAGTTTCAAAAATTGATGGCATTATTGGAAAAGATGGTGAAACGATATCACAAATTAGTCAGGAAGCTGGTGTAATGATCAGAGTTGAGGAGATTGTTCCTGGTTGTGACGAGAGAGTGGTTGTCATTGCTGGCTCTTATAAAGAGTCAGAAGCCAGTACTGAGCACAGCAAGGAGGGTGGTGTTGAGGAGACCAATGCAACAGAAAAGGAAGACACTAACCTGAAAGATAGTGAAAATGATGCAGACAAGGAATCAGTTCCTTTGGCTGATTCTAAGTCTGAAAGCCAAACTTCAGATTTGCAGAAGGCTTTGTTacttgtttttgaaaaaattgcaGCAGAACCTGAGACAGATGGAGGTGatgaggaaaataaaaattcttcaatATTCATTTTGAGATTACTTGTGCTTTCTAATCAAGTTGGCTGCCTTTTGGGGAAAGGAGGCAGTGTAATCAAACTAATGTCTGCTGACAGTGGGGCACAGATTCGGGTTCTTCCAAGAGACAAGCTTCCTACTTGTGCATCAGCTTCTGATGAAGTAGTTCAG GTCTCAGGAGAGATTGATGCTGTTAGGAAAGCTCTTCAGTCTGTTTCTCAACAACTTTTAAAGAATCCACCTCGGGATCATGATTCTTTCCCTGCCAATCTGACTGGGCAATCACATCCCCCTAACCATTCTTTCGGTTCTCAAGGAGCAACTCATGCTCTTGGGCGACGGGATGGTACTGACGTTCATTCATCTAATACCCCGTTGATTCCTAAATTTCATGAGAGCAGCATGCCTAGCCGACTGAAGCCTTTGCAGGAACTTCTAACATTCCGCATTTTATGCCATGATGAGAGAGTAGGAGGTGTCATTGGAAAGGGAGGATCAATAATAAAGTCTCTTCAGCAAGAGACTGGATGTGAGATTAAAGTTCTGGAAGCTGTTTCTAATACAGATGACCGCATCATTGTTGTAGCTGGTCCAGCT CACCCAGATGATAGGATTTCACCTCCACAAGATGCAGTTCTTCGTGTGCAGACCAGGATAATTAGGGCAATTCCTGATAGCAGGGAGCAGGTTATGGCAAGGCTTCTTGTATCCTCTAATCAAATTGGCTGTCTTCTTGGTAAAGGTGGTGCTATCATATCAGAGATGAGAAAGTTAACTGGGGCTTATATTCGCATATTAGGGAAGGATCAGATTCCTAAGTGTGCTTCTGAAAGTGAAGAAGTTGTTCAG ATTAATGGAGAATTTGAAGCAGTTCAAGAGGCTCTTTTGCAGATAACAACTAGATTGC GAAGGAGGGAACACTCACCTCCAGGAATGTATTCTAATTTAGGCCCATCATTTCCCAAGTTTGATGTTGGCGGCCCACCTCGACATGCTGGTTTTCATCCCCATGATGATCGTTCTCTTTTTATGCATGAAGCTCGTAGACCAGGCTTGGCCCCTCATATACCTGAAAGGAAACCATGGGGTGCTCAG GGATTTATTGAAGGTGGTGGCTCAATCGGTTTGCCAGATTTTGCTGGACCTCCTCACAGAAGGATTTTGGGTTTTGGAGG AGGAAGCCAACCTGCTATTATAACAAACACTACTGTTGAAGTTGTTGTCCCTCGTTCTCTTGTTCCTATAATTGAAGGAGAAGATGGTGCATGTTTGAAACAAATTCGTCAG ATCTCTGATGCGAAAATCACTATTACTGAGCCCAAGCCTGGAGCAACTGAAACTGTGATCATTATATCTGGGACACCTGAACAAACTCATGCCGCACAGAGTCTTATTCAGGCATTTGTAATGAGTGAGACAGAATCTACTTGA
- the LOC123229320 gene encoding RNA-binding KH domain-containing protein RCF3-like isoform X1, with protein MSVPLTPAKRSSDRSHTESNGKGKWQKLAGNYSQDQSSKSSDSDATIRVLCPVSKIDGIIGKDGETISQISQEAGVMIRVEEIVPGCDERVVVIAGSYKESEASTEHSKEGGVEETNATEKEDTNLKDSENDADKESVPLADSKSESQTSDLQKALLLVFEKIAAEPETDGGDEENKNSSIFILRLLVLSNQVGCLLGKGGSVIKLMSADSGAQIRVLPRDKLPTCASASDEVVQVSGEIDAVRKALQSVSQQLLKNPPRDHDSFPANLTGQSHPPNHSFGSQGATHALGRRDGTDVHSSNTPLIPKFHESSMPSRLKPLQELLTFRILCHDERVGGVIGKGGSIIKSLQQETGCEIKVLEAVSNTDDRIIVVAGPAHPDDRISPPQDAVLRVQTRIIRAIPDSREQVMARLLVSSNQIGCLLGKGGAIISEMRKLTGAYIRILGKDQIPKCASESEEVVQINGEFEAVQEALLQITTRLRNHFFRDAFPSMNHPLNPTFLDHVPPFPSYVGRREHSPPGMYSNLGPSFPKFDVGGPPRHAGFHPHDDRSLFMHEARRPGLAPHIPERKPWGAQGFIEGGGSIGLPDFAGPPHRRILGFGGGSQPAIITNTTVEVVVPRSLVPIIEGEDGACLKQIRQISDAKITITEPKPGATETVIIISGTPEQTHAAQSLIQAFVMSETEST; from the exons ATGTCTGTTCCTTTAACTCCTGCTAAACGATCATCTGATCGCAGCCATACAGAGTCAAATGGGAAAGGGAAATGGCAAAAATTGGCTGGCAATTATTCGCAGGATCAGTCTTCGAAATCCTCCGATAGTGATGCTACAATCCGCGTTCTCTGTCCAGTTTCAAAAATTGATGGCATTATTGGAAAAGATGGTGAAACGATATCACAAATTAGTCAGGAAGCTGGTGTAATGATCAGAGTTGAGGAGATTGTTCCTGGTTGTGACGAGAGAGTGGTTGTCATTGCTGGCTCTTATAAAGAGTCAGAAGCCAGTACTGAGCACAGCAAGGAGGGTGGTGTTGAGGAGACCAATGCAACAGAAAAGGAAGACACTAACCTGAAAGATAGTGAAAATGATGCAGACAAGGAATCAGTTCCTTTGGCTGATTCTAAGTCTGAAAGCCAAACTTCAGATTTGCAGAAGGCTTTGTTacttgtttttgaaaaaattgcaGCAGAACCTGAGACAGATGGAGGTGatgaggaaaataaaaattcttcaatATTCATTTTGAGATTACTTGTGCTTTCTAATCAAGTTGGCTGCCTTTTGGGGAAAGGAGGCAGTGTAATCAAACTAATGTCTGCTGACAGTGGGGCACAGATTCGGGTTCTTCCAAGAGACAAGCTTCCTACTTGTGCATCAGCTTCTGATGAAGTAGTTCAG GTCTCAGGAGAGATTGATGCTGTTAGGAAAGCTCTTCAGTCTGTTTCTCAACAACTTTTAAAGAATCCACCTCGGGATCATGATTCTTTCCCTGCCAATCTGACTGGGCAATCACATCCCCCTAACCATTCTTTCGGTTCTCAAGGAGCAACTCATGCTCTTGGGCGACGGGATGGTACTGACGTTCATTCATCTAATACCCCGTTGATTCCTAAATTTCATGAGAGCAGCATGCCTAGCCGACTGAAGCCTTTGCAGGAACTTCTAACATTCCGCATTTTATGCCATGATGAGAGAGTAGGAGGTGTCATTGGAAAGGGAGGATCAATAATAAAGTCTCTTCAGCAAGAGACTGGATGTGAGATTAAAGTTCTGGAAGCTGTTTCTAATACAGATGACCGCATCATTGTTGTAGCTGGTCCAGCT CACCCAGATGATAGGATTTCACCTCCACAAGATGCAGTTCTTCGTGTGCAGACCAGGATAATTAGGGCAATTCCTGATAGCAGGGAGCAGGTTATGGCAAGGCTTCTTGTATCCTCTAATCAAATTGGCTGTCTTCTTGGTAAAGGTGGTGCTATCATATCAGAGATGAGAAAGTTAACTGGGGCTTATATTCGCATATTAGGGAAGGATCAGATTCCTAAGTGTGCTTCTGAAAGTGAAGAAGTTGTTCAG ATTAATGGAGAATTTGAAGCAGTTCAAGAGGCTCTTTTGCAGATAACAACTAGATTGCGTAATCATTTTTTCCGTGATGCATTTCCTTCAATGAACCATCCTCTAAATCCTACCTTTCTGGATCATGTACCTCCATTTCCTTCATATGTAGGAAGGAGGGAACACTCACCTCCAGGAATGTATTCTAATTTAGGCCCATCATTTCCCAAGTTTGATGTTGGCGGCCCACCTCGACATGCTGGTTTTCATCCCCATGATGATCGTTCTCTTTTTATGCATGAAGCTCGTAGACCAGGCTTGGCCCCTCATATACCTGAAAGGAAACCATGGGGTGCTCAG GGATTTATTGAAGGTGGTGGCTCAATCGGTTTGCCAGATTTTGCTGGACCTCCTCACAGAAGGATTTTGGGTTTTGGAGG AGGAAGCCAACCTGCTATTATAACAAACACTACTGTTGAAGTTGTTGTCCCTCGTTCTCTTGTTCCTATAATTGAAGGAGAAGATGGTGCATGTTTGAAACAAATTCGTCAG ATCTCTGATGCGAAAATCACTATTACTGAGCCCAAGCCTGGAGCAACTGAAACTGTGATCATTATATCTGGGACACCTGAACAAACTCATGCCGCACAGAGTCTTATTCAGGCATTTGTAATGAGTGAGACAGAATCTACTTGA
- the LOC123229321 gene encoding amino acid permease 6-like: MARDMQKNTVFIEQQDPEAYHQNFVEDDGREKRTGTWITASAHIITAVIGSGVLSLAWAIAQLGWVAGPAVLLAFSFITYFTSTLLADCYRSPDPVTGKRNYTYMDVVRANLGGGKVRLCGLAQYGNIIGVTVGYTITASISMVAIKRSNCFHKNGHHHAKCSTSNNTSMITFACIQIVLSQIPNFHKLSWLSIIAAVMSFAYSTIGLGLSIAKAAGGSRGRTTLTGTTIGVDVTAAEKVWRTFQAIGDIAFAYAYSTVLVEIQDTLKSTPPENKSMKRASAVAVSTTTLFYVLCGCIGYLAFGNIAPGNFLTDFGFYEPFWLIDIANVCIAVHLIGGYQVFCQPLFGFVEKWSCKRYPESKFINTEHGVNIPFLGVYYVNMFRLVWRTVYVIVTAIIAMIFPFFNDFVGLIGAASFWPLTVYFPIEMYIARSKMQKFSCAWAWLKILNWACLIVSLVALAGSVQGLIQSLKTYKPFQAQQ, encoded by the exons ATGGCTAGAGATATGCAAAAGAACACTGTATTTATCGAACAACAAGACCCTGAAGCATATCATCAGAACTTTGTTGAAGATGATGGCCGAGAAAAAAGAACTG GGACATGGATAACTGCTAGTGCCCATATTATAACGGCCGTGATTGGTTCTGGGGTTCTGTCATTGGCATGGGCCATAGCTCAGCTTGGTTGGGTGGCTGGACCAGCCGTTCTCTTAGCCTTCTCATTCATCACATATTTCACGTCCACTTTGCTCGCCGATTGCTACAGGTCTCCGGACCCTGTTACCGGAAAAAGAAACTACACCTACATGGATGTTGTGAGAGCCAATTTAG GAGGTGGGAAAGTTCGGCTGTGTGGGTTGGCTCAGTATGGAAATATCATTGGAGTTACTGTTGGTTATACCATCACTGCGTCTATCAGTATGGT AGCTATCAAAAGGTCAAATTGTTTCCATAAAAATGGGCATCATCATGCGAAGTGCTCTACATCGAACAATACCTCCATGATTACCTTCGCCTGCATTCAGATTGTTCTTTCCCAAATACCGAATTTCCACAAGCTGTCATGGCTCTCAATTATCGCCGCCGTTATGTCGTTCGCTTATTCCACCATAGGTCTTGGCCTTTCCATAGCCAAAGCTGCAG GTGGTTCGCGAGGAAGAACAACTCTTACGGGAACCACAATTGGGGTAGACGTGACGGCAGCAGAGAAGGTTTGGAGAACATTCCAGGCAATTGGAGATATTGCCTTTGCTTATGCCTACTCTACAGTGCTCGTTGAAATTCAG GACACGTTGAAGTCCACTCCACCAGAGAACAAATCCATGAAAAGGGCGAGTGCCGTCGCCGTCTCAACGACGACCCTGTTCTATGTACTGTGTGGTTGCATTGGTTATTTAGCATTTGGAAATATCGCACCTGGGAATTTCCTCACTGATTTTGGATTCTACGAGCCTTTTTGGTTGATTGATATAGCGAATGTGTGCATAGCTGTGCATCTAATTGGCGGTTACCAG GTCTTCTGCCAACCCCTATTTGGCTTTGTAGAGAAATGGAGCTGCAAACGCTACCCAGAAAgcaagttcataaacactgagCATGGTGTTAACATTCCATTTTTGGGGGTATATTATGTGAACATGTTCAGGTTGGTGTGGAGGACAGTATACGTTATTGTGACAGCGATAATAGCCATGATATTCCCATTCTTCAATGACTTCGTCGGCCTTATTGGAGCGGCTTCATTTTGGCCATTGACGGTTTATTTCCCCATAGAGATGTACATTGCCAGGTCCAAAATGCAGAAATTTTCCTGCGCTTGGGCATGGCTGAAAATACTAAATTGGGCTTGCTTGATTGTATCACTTGTTGCCCTTGCTGGATCCGTTCAAGGCCTCATCCAGAGCCTCAAGACATACAAGCCCTTCCAAGCTCAGCAATAG